From Microbacterium pseudoresistens, the proteins below share one genomic window:
- the rlmN gene encoding 23S rRNA (adenine(2503)-C(2))-methyltransferase RlmN: protein MTEKPASVRATRITALRDTQVRPATAPAASAAPQVRPTTEGWTQQKDDEGRPLLQFASPKRGKPPVHLADLTPDERVEKVKELGLPGFRAKQLATHYFTHYTSDPAEMTDLPAAQREEFVAGMLPPLLTEVRRLETDRGDTIKFLWRLHDGALVESVLMRYPGRITLCVSSQAGCGMNCPFCATGQAGLTRNMSTAEIIEQIVRANRLIADGGLGGKKADDHSMERVSNIVFMGMGEPLANYKRVMDAVRVMVAPQPQGLGMSARGITVSTVGLVPAIRKLADEDIPVTFALSLHAPDDELRDELIPVNSRWKVDEALDAARGYFEKTGRRVSIEYALIKDMNDHAWRADLLADKLNARGRGWVHVNPIPLNPTPGSIWTASEKPVQDEFVRRLNDAGIPTTLRDTRGKEIDGACGQLVATTEDEAAAAAMA from the coding sequence ATGACCGAGAAGCCCGCATCCGTCCGCGCGACGCGCATCACTGCGCTCCGCGACACGCAGGTGCGCCCGGCCACAGCGCCCGCGGCCTCCGCCGCACCTCAGGTGCGGCCGACGACAGAGGGGTGGACGCAGCAGAAGGACGACGAGGGGCGTCCGCTGCTGCAGTTCGCCAGTCCCAAGCGCGGCAAGCCGCCGGTGCACCTGGCCGACCTCACGCCCGATGAGCGGGTGGAGAAGGTCAAGGAGCTGGGGCTGCCCGGTTTCCGCGCGAAGCAGCTCGCGACGCACTACTTCACGCACTACACGTCCGATCCCGCGGAGATGACAGACCTCCCCGCCGCGCAGCGCGAGGAGTTCGTGGCCGGGATGCTCCCGCCGCTGCTCACCGAGGTGCGGCGCCTGGAGACCGACCGCGGCGACACGATCAAGTTCCTCTGGCGCCTGCACGACGGTGCGCTCGTCGAGTCGGTGCTCATGCGCTACCCGGGTCGGATCACGCTGTGCGTGTCTTCGCAGGCCGGATGCGGCATGAACTGCCCGTTCTGCGCCACCGGTCAGGCGGGGCTCACCCGCAACATGTCGACGGCCGAGATCATCGAGCAGATCGTGCGCGCCAACCGGCTCATCGCCGATGGAGGCCTGGGAGGCAAGAAGGCCGACGATCACAGCATGGAGCGTGTGTCCAACATCGTCTTCATGGGGATGGGCGAGCCGCTGGCCAACTACAAGCGGGTCATGGATGCCGTGCGCGTCATGGTCGCCCCGCAGCCGCAGGGGCTCGGCATGAGCGCGCGCGGCATCACGGTGTCGACGGTGGGTCTTGTGCCCGCCATCCGCAAGCTCGCCGACGAGGACATCCCGGTCACCTTCGCCCTGTCACTGCACGCGCCCGACGACGAGCTGCGCGACGAGCTCATCCCCGTCAACTCGCGCTGGAAGGTCGATGAGGCCCTCGACGCCGCTCGCGGCTACTTCGAGAAGACGGGGCGGCGCGTGTCGATCGAATACGCGCTCATCAAGGACATGAACGATCACGCCTGGCGCGCCGACCTGCTGGCCGACAAGCTCAACGCCCGCGGCCGCGGTTGGGTGCATGTGAACCCCATCCCGCTGAACCCCACGCCCGGGTCGATCTGGACGGCGTCGGAGAAGCCCGTGCAGGACGAGTTCGTGCGCCGGCTCAACGACGCGGGCATCCCCACGACCCTCCGCGACACCCGCGGCAAGGAGATCGACGGGGCCTGCGGCCAGCTCGTCGCGACGACGGAGGATGAGGCCGCCGCCGCGGCGATGGCCTGA
- a CDS encoding tripartite tricarboxylate transporter permease, with the protein MDIFGNLLSGFETLLTPFTLLMCVVGGLLGTLIGVLPGLGATAALAILLPLTTQMSVIDSIVLLCGVFMGSFYGSSTTSILLNTPGQPASVPVTRDGYALAKIGKAGTALVVCGVASFVGGTFSIIVLTFFAPALAQVAIHVGPPEYFAVLVAALMLVLSLAGKSLIKGLITALLGFVIYLVGLDPVSGLPRLTFGVDSLLGGIDFIPVLIGLYAISEILINFTDNRGGVLYQKVGKLYPTWKEIRRIFLPASRGAVIGTGIGVVPGGSAAAAAFVGYEVEQRMAKDKSMFGKGELRGIASSESANNAATGGAMVPLFTLGIPADPAIAVLLGALIIQGATPGPTFFTEHSVLAWTIIASLFVTNVILLILNVPLVGMWASIIKVPYPILAGIVLTVCTIGSYAVRNSMVDVIAMLIFGVLGYAMRKMDFPLEPLVLTLILAPIINPAFIQSLAMSNGNPAIFVTRPFALLFFVIAAALLFFSLRSRKRKELVSVLEEY; encoded by the coding sequence ATGGATATCTTCGGCAATCTGCTTTCGGGCTTCGAGACGCTTCTCACCCCGTTCACTCTGCTCATGTGCGTGGTCGGCGGTCTCCTCGGCACACTGATCGGCGTGCTTCCCGGCCTGGGAGCGACGGCCGCCTTGGCCATTCTCTTGCCGCTCACAACCCAGATGAGCGTGATCGACTCGATCGTCTTACTGTGCGGTGTCTTCATGGGCTCGTTCTACGGGTCCTCGACGACCTCCATTCTTCTGAACACACCAGGACAGCCGGCTTCCGTCCCCGTAACCAGGGACGGCTACGCACTGGCGAAGATCGGCAAGGCTGGCACTGCGCTCGTGGTCTGCGGCGTCGCCTCTTTCGTCGGTGGGACCTTCTCGATAATCGTCCTGACCTTCTTCGCTCCCGCGCTGGCCCAGGTAGCGATTCATGTGGGTCCGCCTGAATACTTCGCCGTCCTCGTTGCCGCGCTGATGCTCGTGTTGAGCCTCGCCGGAAAGAGTCTGATCAAGGGGCTGATCACGGCGCTGCTGGGCTTCGTGATCTACCTCGTTGGGCTGGATCCGGTTTCGGGCCTCCCGCGGCTGACCTTCGGGGTCGACTCGCTTCTCGGCGGCATCGACTTCATCCCCGTTTTGATCGGTCTTTACGCGATCTCAGAGATCCTGATCAACTTCACGGACAACCGCGGAGGAGTGCTGTATCAAAAGGTGGGGAAGCTCTACCCGACATGGAAAGAAATTCGACGGATCTTCCTGCCCGCCAGCCGGGGCGCTGTGATCGGCACGGGCATCGGCGTGGTCCCCGGGGGTAGCGCCGCGGCCGCCGCCTTCGTCGGCTACGAGGTCGAGCAGCGGATGGCCAAAGACAAGAGCATGTTCGGGAAGGGCGAACTCCGGGGGATCGCCTCGTCGGAATCGGCGAACAACGCCGCGACCGGCGGCGCCATGGTCCCGCTCTTCACACTGGGAATCCCCGCGGATCCTGCGATCGCCGTGCTACTCGGCGCACTCATCATCCAGGGCGCGACTCCAGGGCCGACCTTCTTCACAGAGCACAGCGTGCTCGCTTGGACGATCATCGCCAGCCTCTTCGTGACCAACGTCATCCTGTTGATCCTCAACGTCCCTCTGGTCGGGATGTGGGCATCCATCATCAAGGTGCCCTATCCGATCCTCGCCGGCATCGTCCTCACTGTCTGCACGATCGGCTCCTACGCCGTCCGCAACTCGATGGTCGACGTGATCGCGATGCTCATCTTCGGCGTCCTCGGCTATGCGATGCGGAAGATGGACTTTCCTTTGGAGCCGCTCGTACTGACGCTGATCCTGGCGCCGATCATCAACCCCGCGTTCATCCAGAGCCTGGCGATGTCGAACGGGAACCCGGCCATATTCGTGACCCGGCCGTTCGCACTCCTCTTCTTCGTCATCGCGGCCGCGCTGTTGTTCTTCAGCCTGCGTAGCCGTAAGCGCAAAGAACTCGTCTCCGTGCTCGAAGAATACTGA
- a CDS encoding Bug family tripartite tricarboxylate transporter substrate binding protein, whose translation MKKKRIITALAVATVAAIGLAGCSGNGGSAAEEDYPTSSIDITVPFAPGGATDTFARMIAEYAESEGHQATVLNKEGAGGIVGTQAVLNSKPDGYSIAATAASSSLLNFTIGTDVPYDPEDFTYISRVLLTPLALVVPGDSPYQNVRELLDAVKKNPGNFSFGTSAAGGPSTFGLGELLISEGIDPSELKMVIFNGGAPTVTAVAGAQVDFAAQLAPEVMQLTKDGTIRALAISSDRPIAGLDAPTNEEAGVPAFSHQSVSGLAGPADLPPNVVEFWQDLIQKALDDPEFQKKVEEQLGAQPAYLSGADYLEWNLDQIKTYTELAAQLNITE comes from the coding sequence ATGAAGAAGAAGCGCATCATCACCGCACTGGCGGTCGCGACCGTCGCGGCGATCGGTCTCGCCGGCTGCAGCGGGAACGGCGGCTCTGCCGCCGAGGAGGACTATCCCACCTCGTCGATCGACATCACTGTCCCCTTCGCGCCCGGAGGTGCGACAGACACCTTCGCTCGCATGATCGCCGAGTACGCCGAGAGCGAGGGACACCAGGCGACCGTTCTCAACAAGGAGGGCGCGGGCGGCATCGTCGGGACTCAGGCCGTGCTCAACTCCAAGCCAGACGGCTACTCGATCGCGGCGACGGCAGCGTCGAGCTCTCTTCTGAACTTCACCATCGGGACCGACGTCCCCTACGACCCGGAGGACTTCACGTACATCTCCCGGGTTCTTCTGACCCCTCTGGCTCTCGTGGTGCCCGGGGACTCCCCCTATCAGAACGTGCGCGAACTGCTGGATGCGGTGAAGAAGAACCCGGGGAACTTCAGTTTCGGGACTTCTGCGGCGGGGGGACCCTCTACCTTCGGACTCGGCGAACTCCTTATCTCGGAGGGGATCGATCCGTCCGAGCTCAAGATGGTCATCTTCAACGGTGGTGCGCCGACTGTGACCGCGGTTGCCGGCGCCCAGGTGGACTTCGCCGCTCAGCTCGCCCCAGAGGTCATGCAGCTGACCAAAGATGGCACAATCCGCGCCCTCGCGATCAGCTCCGACCGGCCGATCGCGGGGCTTGACGCGCCGACGAACGAAGAAGCAGGAGTGCCCGCCTTCTCGCACCAGTCGGTGTCCGGACTCGCGGGACCCGCTGATCTCCCGCCCAACGTCGTGGAGTTCTGGCAGGACCTCATCCAGAAGGCGCTCGACGACCCCGAGTTCCAGAAGAAGGTCGAGGAGCAGCTAGGAGCTCAGCCCGCGTACCTGTCAGGTGCTGACTATCTCGAATGGAACCTCGACCAGATCAAGACATACACGGAACTGGCCGCTCAACTCAACATCACCGAGTAA
- a CDS encoding tripartite tricarboxylate transporter TctB family protein, which yields MTSLHSIRSATIAAAITAAVGVLCIVGGLQLPFHYAGSIGPAWLPLVIGILLIVCAIAYWIGAVRADEAITWTDRSGWLTIGGIYVAFIAFLVVANLTFFALGAFVFIVLFLTAVNSYSIVKRFVIALLSAGAIHVVFVMLLELPLPGARW from the coding sequence ATGACATCTCTTCACTCGATTCGCTCGGCCACCATTGCGGCTGCGATCACCGCGGCCGTCGGCGTCCTCTGCATCGTTGGTGGCCTTCAGTTGCCGTTCCACTACGCGGGTTCGATCGGGCCAGCCTGGCTCCCGCTCGTTATCGGCATCCTGCTGATCGTCTGCGCGATCGCGTACTGGATCGGCGCGGTCCGCGCCGACGAGGCCATCACCTGGACGGACCGCTCTGGCTGGCTGACCATCGGCGGAATATACGTCGCGTTCATCGCCTTCCTTGTCGTGGCGAACTTGACCTTCTTCGCTCTCGGCGCCTTCGTATTCATCGTCCTCTTCCTCACGGCCGTCAACTCCTATTCCATCGTCAAGCGCTTCGTCATCGCCCTGCTGTCGGCGGGCGCGATCCACGTCGTGTTCGTGATGTTGCTCGAGCTTCCCCTTCCAGGAGCACGGTGGTGA
- a CDS encoding amidase family protein: MKNVSASVRGLRDELSRGRTTARQLVERYAARIVDENSRWHCYRETNFDEARRVAATFDRDASSFPHVLSGIPVGIKDVFPLSTVPARSGSAVVPRRDAAESGLSRHLRSMSTPVLGLQTCHEFAYGPLGDVSHPMPAVNPRDPGLVPGGSSSGSAVAVATGLAPLSFGTDTGGSIRTPAAVNALVGFMPAENSVDMSMMSHLSPSLDRVGPIAADVESAYLGWLSLTGGSASLEDLPEIEPVGQRIGVLSGPSFDDLDATVSAGYEAFLSRLGRRRAPGTARLDATPGIDAQGTIVGAEAWRLYADLATDENSRMGKEVAGRIRRGGEISAEEYAHAQQRGREFDAALKQLLDEFDLLICPTTPIAIPRVGQREFLRADGTAESIYRAVTRHTSPFNVSSASALTVPYDTTSANPFSVQIVTKIGAETLAFGLAATIERKYQK; this comes from the coding sequence GTGAAGAACGTTTCCGCCTCCGTCCGCGGACTGCGCGACGAGCTCTCACGAGGAAGGACCACTGCTCGACAACTCGTCGAACGGTATGCGGCACGCATCGTCGACGAGAACTCCCGATGGCACTGCTATCGGGAGACGAACTTCGACGAGGCGCGGCGTGTGGCGGCGACGTTCGATCGGGATGCTTCGTCGTTCCCGCACGTACTGAGCGGCATCCCGGTGGGGATCAAGGACGTCTTTCCTCTTTCCACTGTTCCCGCACGGTCCGGTAGCGCGGTCGTCCCCCGACGGGACGCGGCGGAATCAGGCCTCTCGCGGCATCTGCGGTCGATGTCGACGCCGGTTCTCGGCCTGCAGACCTGCCACGAGTTCGCCTACGGCCCGCTCGGCGATGTCAGCCACCCCATGCCGGCGGTGAACCCTCGCGACCCCGGGCTCGTACCGGGCGGATCCAGCAGTGGATCAGCGGTGGCGGTCGCCACGGGGCTCGCGCCCCTGTCCTTCGGGACGGACACCGGAGGATCTATCCGGACGCCCGCGGCCGTCAACGCCCTGGTGGGATTCATGCCCGCGGAGAACAGCGTGGACATGAGCATGATGAGTCACCTCTCTCCTTCTTTGGACCGTGTGGGTCCGATCGCGGCCGATGTGGAGAGCGCCTATCTCGGCTGGCTTTCGCTCACCGGGGGATCGGCCTCGTTGGAGGACCTTCCAGAAATTGAACCCGTCGGGCAGCGCATCGGCGTGCTCTCCGGACCGTCTTTCGACGACCTCGATGCGACCGTCTCCGCCGGATATGAGGCGTTCCTCTCCCGCCTGGGCAGGAGACGGGCTCCTGGCACCGCGAGGCTCGACGCCACGCCGGGAATCGACGCGCAGGGGACGATCGTCGGTGCGGAGGCCTGGCGTCTCTATGCCGATCTCGCGACGGACGAGAACTCCCGCATGGGCAAGGAGGTCGCGGGCAGGATCCGTCGGGGGGGAGAGATCAGCGCGGAGGAGTATGCGCACGCGCAGCAGCGCGGGCGAGAATTCGACGCGGCCCTGAAGCAGCTCCTCGATGAGTTCGATCTGCTGATCTGCCCGACGACGCCGATCGCCATCCCTCGCGTCGGACAGCGCGAGTTTCTGCGCGCTGATGGGACCGCGGAGTCGATCTATCGCGCGGTGACGCGCCACACCTCTCCGTTCAATGTCTCCTCGGCCTCGGCGCTCACCGTGCCCTATGACACCACCTCCGCGAATCCTTTCAGCGTCCAGATCGTCACGAAGATCGGCGCGGAAACACTCGCGTTCGGCCTGGCGGCCACCATCGAAAGGAAGTATCAGAAATGA
- a CDS encoding HpcH/HpaI aldolase family protein produces MTSESSVLAGVWNNFPLAGLGSVAHAAGYRLAVLDYEHGVFTTESAFAQVQQLKAEGVTVFVKPGTNTRWFVQQALDHGADGVIIPHVEGAVHAAEIAGYTKFAPDGTRSAASGTQTRFRAVGHRWMEEENARVLCIPMIERATALEQIEDIVAEENVDGIFIGSADLSLSRGRGAYARTAEDFADFARIAAVCVAAGKPWGIGGWVSEEREFARAHGATWIVTCMDFTALEQGMRLAIADVPEAVVS; encoded by the coding sequence ATGACTTCGGAGTCCTCCGTGCTCGCCGGGGTATGGAACAACTTCCCTCTCGCCGGCCTCGGCTCCGTGGCCCATGCCGCGGGTTATCGACTCGCAGTCCTCGACTACGAGCACGGCGTCTTCACCACCGAGTCCGCGTTCGCACAAGTCCAGCAATTGAAGGCGGAGGGCGTCACGGTGTTCGTCAAGCCGGGCACGAACACCCGCTGGTTCGTTCAGCAGGCGCTCGATCACGGTGCCGACGGTGTGATCATCCCCCACGTCGAGGGCGCTGTGCACGCAGCTGAGATCGCGGGATACACCAAGTTCGCCCCGGATGGCACTCGGAGCGCCGCCTCCGGCACGCAGACGCGCTTCCGTGCCGTCGGACACCGATGGATGGAGGAAGAGAACGCCCGTGTCCTCTGTATCCCCATGATCGAGCGGGCAACCGCGCTGGAGCAGATCGAAGACATCGTCGCCGAAGAGAATGTCGATGGCATCTTTATCGGATCGGCGGACCTCTCGCTGTCTCGTGGCCGAGGTGCGTACGCCCGCACCGCAGAAGACTTCGCAGACTTCGCCCGTATCGCGGCGGTCTGCGTCGCTGCGGGCAAGCCCTGGGGTATCGGCGGCTGGGTGTCGGAGGAGCGAGAGTTCGCCCGGGCCCACGGCGCCACGTGGATCGTGACGTGCATGGACTTCACTGCTCTCGAACAGGGCATGCGGCTCGCAATCGCGGACGTCCCAGAGGCGGTGGTGTCGTGA
- a CDS encoding nitrilase-related carbon-nitrogen hydrolase yields the protein MIRLGTAQIAAGSSKKENLERISRIVAEARAAGVELLVLPEYSSYWDGEEFGRGFTENAEPVSDGEFVTTLRGLASDAGMWIVAGMLETAPDEKKRVFNTVVGVSPSGVVEVTYRKIHLYDAYGGTESVFLLHGDPDQRPRFRAGGLTFAVSTCYDVRFPEIMRRGGEDPADAILLPAVWTPGPLKSMHWETLTRARAIENIAYLAAVTAPFPESIGQSRVLGPDGTVLCEAGAREQLLTVDLNHAAVSAERDRNTSLTNRRYRVIGDKK from the coding sequence GTGATCAGGCTCGGAACCGCCCAGATCGCCGCGGGGTCCTCGAAGAAGGAGAACCTCGAGCGGATCAGCCGGATCGTCGCTGAAGCCCGGGCTGCGGGAGTCGAGCTTCTCGTCCTCCCGGAGTACAGCTCCTACTGGGATGGCGAGGAGTTCGGGCGAGGATTCACGGAGAACGCGGAGCCCGTGTCTGACGGCGAGTTCGTGACCACTCTTCGCGGGCTGGCGAGCGATGCCGGCATGTGGATCGTCGCTGGCATGCTCGAGACTGCACCGGACGAGAAGAAGCGGGTTTTCAACACCGTTGTCGGCGTCTCTCCCTCCGGAGTCGTAGAGGTTACCTACCGCAAGATCCACCTCTACGACGCCTACGGGGGGACGGAGTCAGTCTTCCTCCTCCACGGCGACCCGGATCAGCGCCCCAGATTCCGCGCCGGCGGGCTCACCTTCGCGGTGTCGACCTGTTACGACGTCAGGTTTCCTGAGATCATGCGCCGGGGCGGAGAGGACCCGGCGGATGCGATCCTGCTGCCGGCCGTGTGGACACCCGGTCCCCTCAAGAGCATGCACTGGGAGACGCTCACCCGCGCACGGGCGATCGAGAACATCGCCTATCTCGCTGCGGTGACGGCTCCATTCCCGGAGTCGATCGGGCAGAGTCGCGTCCTTGGCCCCGACGGCACCGTGCTCTGCGAAGCGGGCGCCCGGGAGCAGCTGCTGACGGTCGATCTCAACCACGCGGCGGTCAGCGCGGAGCGCGATCGCAACACGAGCCTGACCAACAGGCGTTATCGAGTGATCGGAGACAAGAAATGA
- a CDS encoding thiamine pyrophosphate-binding protein has protein sequence MTYASAVADAIRESDIDVVGYVPSVTIAPVIKHLIKAREQSLSAPNVIQLSREEEAMGVLGALPFAGKLGAVIMQDNGFGNALTAMTTFLQSYHLPLLIFANTRGGLGEYNSMIHSISQPMPGVLRAFGFAVFEIDFSLDEKKWGQVVREAVVHAVMTYRPVVVLASFWGTDGKVA, from the coding sequence ATGACCTATGCCTCGGCAGTGGCGGATGCTATTCGGGAATCGGACATCGACGTTGTCGGCTATGTGCCGTCGGTGACCATCGCACCAGTGATCAAGCACCTCATCAAGGCGAGGGAGCAATCCCTCTCTGCGCCGAACGTCATCCAACTGTCTCGTGAGGAAGAAGCCATGGGCGTGCTCGGGGCTCTTCCCTTCGCGGGCAAGCTTGGCGCGGTGATCATGCAGGACAACGGCTTCGGCAACGCGCTGACCGCGATGACGACATTCTTGCAGTCCTACCACCTCCCTCTGCTGATCTTCGCGAACACACGTGGCGGCCTCGGCGAGTACAACTCGATGATTCATAGCATCAGTCAGCCGATGCCCGGTGTGCTCCGCGCCTTCGGGTTCGCGGTGTTCGAGATCGACTTCTCGCTGGATGAGAAAAAATGGGGCCAGGTCGTCCGTGAGGCAGTCGTGCACGCGGTGATGACTTACCGGCCCGTGGTGGTGCTCGCCTCGTTCTGGGGCACGGACGGAAAGGTCGCATGA
- a CDS encoding thiamine pyrophosphate-dependent enzyme → MMRRIDALEVLAPRLRNNPVVVTCAATSRELAHVQDSDNHLYLLDSMGLVGSVAAGLALALGDGGEKVIAIEGDGSLLMNPNVLFTDAALKPENLVIVLLDNGVFGSTGNLPTYAGNIDLGAAAEALGHEVRRAQDADTLLAGLEELLSVDGPSLLHVRTEVGNAEVDKLLVDPVDIKTRFTSWLTGARIEGADDVR, encoded by the coding sequence ATGATGAGAAGGATCGATGCACTCGAGGTTCTCGCCCCCCGTCTGAGAAATAACCCAGTCGTGGTGACCTGTGCGGCAACGAGCCGAGAATTGGCCCACGTTCAGGACTCGGACAACCATCTGTACCTGCTCGATTCGATGGGACTGGTCGGCTCGGTGGCCGCAGGACTCGCACTCGCACTGGGCGACGGTGGTGAGAAGGTCATCGCCATTGAAGGGGACGGCTCACTGCTCATGAATCCCAACGTTCTCTTCACAGACGCTGCGCTGAAGCCCGAGAATCTTGTGATCGTGCTGCTGGACAACGGCGTCTTTGGCTCGACCGGAAACCTCCCGACGTACGCCGGGAACATCGACCTCGGCGCCGCCGCGGAAGCGCTTGGCCATGAGGTGCGCCGCGCGCAGGATGCCGATACTCTTCTCGCCGGGCTCGAGGAGTTACTCTCCGTCGATGGCCCGAGCCTGCTCCACGTTCGCACGGAGGTCGGCAACGCTGAAGTGGACAAGCTCCTCGTAGACCCCGTCGACATCAAGACACGCTTCACCTCGTGGCTCACCGGAGCACGCATCGAGGGGGCAGATGATGTTCGTTGA
- a CDS encoding NAD-dependent succinate-semialdehyde dehydrogenase has translation MMFVDGVWRAASERQSHPVVNPANGDVIDTIPLSTLDDCSAAVDAAVSAFDAWSQTAPRDRSDLLYEAWRSLTARTEELAELIVAENGKTMDDASAEVVYALDFLRWFAEEAVRIRGDYRRAPRGDKRIIVDRVPVGPALLITPWNYPAAMITRKLGPALAAGCTTIIKPALETPLTAREIVRTFDELGAPKGVINLVTPSNAGPAVDRMLETGEIRKLSFTGSTVVGRILLRASAEHVVKTSMELGGNAPFLVLESASIDEAVEGAIQAKLRNGGAACTAANRLYVHRSLVSEFADRLSARVSSFRVGSGDDRTSTVGALVSAAEVHKIRDLIARGKGQGARVVFESEIPEQGAFMNITVLKGIESDNVLTQQEIFGPVFPIVEFDDEEEAVRLANMTEYGLVAYVFGSEVDAMRVGHRLKVGMVGVNRGVVSDAAAPFGGVKESGIGREGSFEGLDEYLQVKYLAVSG, from the coding sequence ATGATGTTCGTTGACGGAGTATGGCGCGCAGCATCCGAGCGTCAGTCGCACCCCGTGGTCAACCCTGCGAACGGAGATGTCATCGACACCATCCCGTTATCGACACTTGACGACTGCTCAGCGGCGGTGGACGCTGCAGTCTCCGCGTTCGATGCGTGGTCGCAGACCGCGCCGCGTGACAGGTCGGATCTGCTCTATGAGGCGTGGCGGAGTCTGACCGCGCGCACTGAGGAACTGGCGGAACTGATCGTGGCAGAGAACGGGAAGACCATGGACGACGCGAGCGCAGAGGTCGTCTACGCCCTCGACTTCCTGCGCTGGTTCGCCGAAGAGGCGGTACGGATTCGGGGGGATTACAGGAGAGCACCACGTGGCGATAAGCGCATCATCGTCGATCGAGTACCGGTCGGACCGGCACTGCTGATTACTCCCTGGAACTACCCAGCGGCGATGATCACACGGAAGCTGGGACCCGCCCTCGCCGCGGGGTGCACGACGATTATCAAGCCTGCGTTGGAGACACCGCTGACTGCGCGTGAGATCGTGCGGACCTTTGATGAACTCGGGGCGCCGAAGGGCGTAATCAATCTGGTGACCCCGAGCAATGCGGGCCCTGCGGTGGACCGCATGCTCGAGACGGGTGAGATCCGCAAACTGTCCTTCACTGGATCCACAGTCGTGGGACGCATCCTGCTGCGCGCATCCGCCGAGCACGTCGTTAAGACGTCGATGGAACTCGGCGGAAATGCACCTTTCCTCGTCTTGGAGAGCGCGTCCATCGACGAGGCCGTAGAGGGCGCGATCCAGGCGAAACTCCGCAATGGAGGCGCGGCCTGCACGGCGGCCAACCGACTCTACGTTCACCGTTCCCTTGTGAGTGAGTTCGCCGATCGCCTCTCCGCAAGGGTCTCCTCTTTTCGGGTAGGATCTGGTGACGACCGCACCAGCACGGTTGGAGCGCTCGTCTCGGCCGCTGAAGTCCACAAGATCCGGGACCTCATCGCTCGGGGCAAGGGGCAAGGAGCGCGCGTAGTGTTCGAGTCCGAGATTCCCGAGCAGGGGGCCTTCATGAACATCACCGTTCTGAAGGGAATCGAGTCGGACAATGTGCTTACGCAACAGGAGATCTTTGGACCCGTCTTCCCCATCGTCGAGTTCGACGATGAGGAAGAGGCTGTGCGGCTCGCCAACATGACCGAGTACGGGCTGGTGGCCTACGTCTTCGGCAGCGAGGTGGACGCCATGCGGGTCGGCCATCGGCTGAAGGTGGGGATGGTCGGAGTTAACCGCGGTGTCGTCAGCGATGCTGCAGCGCCCTTCGGCGGTGTGAAGGAGAGCGGCATCGGGAGAGAAGGATCGTTCGAAGGACTGGACGAGTATCTTCAGGTGAAGTATCTGGCTGTCAGCGGTTGA
- a CDS encoding GntR family transcriptional regulator has protein sequence MLEPIAHDAPSLSDTVFERIREAILTRKLLPGSRVVESTIAKQFSVSKTPVREAFLKLAQIGLIEQDARESRVVSASRKSIEDSFRVRIALEEEVMSSLAHLEDVELDSLLDLSQLSDEAHLRDDSIGRYHDARLFHLNLAQLTGNPFLSTAVANFYDLTWILRHRDSRHSEQSVGNAVQHKQIAHSLATGDIHLARTQMVDHLNQVLQAALDDMIEDIPRG, from the coding sequence TTGCTCGAACCAATCGCTCATGACGCCCCTTCCCTCTCGGATACCGTCTTCGAGCGTATCCGTGAAGCGATCCTCACACGAAAGCTCTTGCCGGGTTCTCGGGTCGTCGAGTCGACGATCGCAAAGCAATTCAGCGTCAGCAAAACCCCTGTGAGAGAGGCGTTCCTCAAACTCGCACAGATCGGCCTCATCGAACAGGACGCCCGTGAGAGTAGGGTCGTCTCCGCATCCCGGAAGTCGATAGAGGACTCGTTCCGAGTGCGCATCGCGCTGGAGGAAGAGGTGATGAGCTCGCTCGCGCATCTGGAGGATGTCGAACTCGATTCGCTTCTGGACCTTTCGCAACTGTCGGACGAAGCACATCTGCGAGATGATTCGATCGGGCGTTACCATGACGCGCGGCTCTTCCACCTGAATCTTGCGCAGCTAACGGGAAATCCCTTCCTTTCCACCGCGGTGGCCAACTTCTACGATCTGACTTGGATACTCCGCCATCGCGACAGCAGGCATTCCGAGCAGTCTGTGGGGAATGCGGTGCAGCATAAGCAGATTGCGCATTCTCTTGCGACGGGTGATATCCATTTGGCGCGTACTCAGATGGTTGACCATCTGAATCAAGTTCTGCAGGCGGCGCTGGACGACATGATCGAGGACATTCCGCGCGGGTAA